One window from the genome of Helicoverpa armigera isolate CAAS_96S chromosome 4, ASM3070526v1, whole genome shotgun sequence encodes:
- the LOC135116726 gene encoding cuticle protein 18.6-like: MVSARPQEGHDHDHHHGHASSSQSIKQYHGHGTEKHVEYYSHPKYEFAYKVVDPHTGDKKSQHESRDGHVVKGVYSLHQPDGTVRIVEYHADKKTGFNANVKYEGHAKHIVTEHHHHH, translated from the exons ATGGTGTCTGCCCGACCACAAGAAGGCCATGATCACGACCACCACCACGGCCACGCCTCCTCCTCACAGAGCATCAAGCAGTACCACGGACATGGCACAGAGAAACACGTCGAGTACTAT TCTCACCCTAAGTACGAGTTCGCGTACAAAGTGGTGGACCCTCACACCGGCGACAAGAAATCTCAGCACGAGTCTCGTGACGGTCACGTCGTGAAGGGCGTGTACAGTCTGCATCAACCCGACGGCACCGTCAGGATCGTCGAGTACCACGCTGACAAGAAGACTGG ATTCAACGCCAACGTGAAGTACGAGGGTCACGCTAAACACATCGTAACTGAACACCATCATCATCACTGA
- the LOC135116728 gene encoding cuticle protein 18.6-like: MVSARPQEGHDHDHHHGHASSSQSIKQYHGHGTEKHVEYYSHPKYEFAYKVVDPHTGDKKSQHESRDGHVVKGVYSLHQPDGTVRIVEYHADKKTG, from the exons ATGGTGTCTGCCCGACCACAAGAAGGCCATGATCACGACCACCACCACGGCCACGCCTCCTCCTCACAGAGCATCAAGCAGTACCACGGACATGGCACAGAGAAACACGTCGAGTACTAT TCTCACCCTAAGTACGAGTTCGCGTACAAAGTGGTGGACCCTCACACCGGCGACAAGAAATCTCAGCACGAGTCTCGTGACGGTCACGTCGTGAAGGGCGTGTACAGTCTGCATCAACCCGACGGCACCGTCAGGATCGTCGAGTACCACGCTGACAAGAAGACTGGGTGA
- the LOC110375309 gene encoding histidine-rich glycoprotein encodes MYKLFLVAAFVAMTAARPQHGHDYQHGHGHAVSSQSIVLHQTHESKHEPVHHEEHHEEQHEQHQEEHHHGHHEEHHGHASSSQSIKQHHGKATEKHVEYYSHPKYEFAYKVVDPHTGDKKSQHESRDGHVVKGVYSLHQPDGTVRIVEYHADKKTGFNANVKYEGHAVHIVPEHHHHH; translated from the exons ATGTATAag ctCTTCCTAGTAGCCGCGTTTGTCGCGATGACCGCTGCGAGGCCGCAGCACGGTCACGACTACCAGCACGGTCACGGTCACGCTGTGTCATCGCAGAGCATCGTACTGCACCAAACTCACGAGAGCAAGCACGAGCCCGTACACCACGAGGAACATCATGAGGAGCAGCACGAGCAGCACCAGGAGGAGCATCACCACGGACACCACGAGGAACACCACGGCCACGCCTCCTCCTCACAGAGCATCAAGCAGCACCACGGCAAAGCCACAGAGAAACACGTCGAGTACTAT TCTCACCCTAAGTACGAGTTCGCGTACAAAGTGGTGGACCCTCACACCGGCGACAAGAAATCTCAGCACGAGTCTCGTGACGGTCACGTCGTGAAGGGCGTGTACAGTCTGCATCAACCCGACGGCACCGTCAGGATCGTCGAGTACCACGCTGACAAGAAGACTGG ATTCAACGCCAACGTAAAGTACGAGGGTCACGCCGTGCACATTGTTCCTgaacaccaccaccaccatTGA
- the LOC135116776 gene encoding histidine-rich glycoprotein-like, with translation MNYVTVVLDNPDSTVRLMQTVHALHDVTVTRLVLRLLVAGVRVHHFVRELVLRIFLVIALVAAVSARPQHGHDYQHGHGHAVSSQSIVLHQTHESKHEPVHHEEHHEEQHEQHQEEHHHGHHEEHHGHASSSQSIKQYHGKATEKHVEYYSHPKYEFAYKVVDPHTGDKKSQHESRDGHVVKGVYSLHQPDGTVRIVEYHADKKTGFNANVKYEGHAIHIVPEHHHHH, from the exons ATGAACTATGTAac CGTGGTACTCGACAATCCTGATAGTACCGTCAGGCTCATGCAGACTGTACACGCCCTTCACGACGTGACCGTCACGCGCCTCGTGCTGCGACTTCTTGTCGCCGGTGTGAGGGTCCACCACTTTGTACGCGAACTCGTACTTAGG ATTTTCCTAGTCATCGCTCTCGTAGCTGCGGTGAGCGCGCGGCCGCAACACGGTCACGACTACCAGCACGGTCACGGTCACGCTGTGTCATCGCAGAGCATCGTACTGCACCAAACTCACGAGAGCAAGCACGAGCCCGTACACCACGAGGAACATCATGAGGAGCAGCACGAGCAGCACCAGGAGGAGCATCACCACGGACACCACGAGGAACACCACGGCCACGCCTCCTCCTCACAGAGCATCAAGCAGTACCACGGCAAAGCCACTGAGAAACACGTCGAGTACTAT TCTCACCCTAAGTACGAGTTCGCGTACAAAGTGGTGGACCCTCACACCGGCGACAAGAAGTCTCAGCACGAGTCTCGTGACGGTCACGTCGTGAAGGGCGTGTACAGTCTGCATCAACCCGACGGCACCGTCAGGATCGTCGAGTACCATGCTGACAAGAAGACTGG ATTCAACGCCAACGTGAAGTACGAGGGTCACGCCATACACATTGTTCCTGAACACCATCACCACCACTAA
- the LOC135116729 gene encoding histidine-rich glycoprotein-like: SQIFLVAAVVAMVAAMPQHGHDYHHGHDYHHGHGHAVSSQSIVLHQTHESKHEPVHHEEHHEEQHEQHQEEHHHGHHEEHHGHASSSQSIKQHHGKATEKHVEYYSHPKYEFAYKVVDPHTGDKKSQHESRDGHVVKGVYSLHQPDGTVRIVEYHADKKTGFNANVKYEGHAVHIVPEHHHHY, translated from the exons TCGCAGATCTTCCTGGTCGCTGCTGTGGTCGCGATGGTCGCTGCTATGCCGCAACATGGTCATGACTACCACCACGGTCACGACTACCACCACGGTCACGGTCACGCTGTGTCATCGCAGAGCATCGTGCTGCACCAAACTCACGAGAGCAAGCACGAGCCCGTACACCACGAGGAACATCATGAGGAGCAGCACGAGCAGCACCAGGAGGAGCATCACCACGGACACCACGAGGAACACCACGGCCACGCCTCCTCCTCACAGAGCATCAAGCAGCACCACGGCAAAGCCACTGAGAAACACGTCGAGTACTAT TCTCACCCTAAGTACGAGTTCGCGTACAAAGTGGTGGACCCTCACACCGGCGACAAGAAATCTCAGCACGAGTCTCGTGACGGTCACGTCGTGAAGGGCGTGTACAGTCTGCATCAACCCGACGGCACCGTCAGGATCGTCGAGTACCACGCTGACAAGAAGACTGG ATTCAACGCCAACGTGAAGTACGAGGGTCATGCCGTGCACATTGTTCCTGAACACCACCACCACTACTGA
- the LOC135116717 gene encoding histidine-rich glycoprotein-like isoform X2, whose translation MYKISLVAALVAMVAARPQHGHSRDYCHGHSHDYSHGHSHAISPQCLLPQQEKKPDPVNKEEEPEPVNNEENPEPVDKEKKPEPVHKPKKPEPGHHEKQDVPQKGHHHKGHGHAEHHGGFHEGHHGQSKGHREGCHDGSRGRLEQIHGHREEHHRHHESHYGRHHGHYEGHRGHHQGRHGPHAGHQGAHEGHHERPEVHHEDHAAHHGDHKGQQESQDGHRGEHEKQHEDHEGHPEEQEKHPEEDQGHPAEQEGHPEIHEGHPKVHEGHHGDKDKHNGDDDEGASSSTTDTPETYITSTMLILTSPRTK comes from the exons ATGTACAAG ATCTCCCTAGTTGCCGCTTTGGTCGCGATGGTCGCTGCTCGTCCACAACATGGTCATAGTCGTGACTACTGCCACGGCCACAGTCACGATTACAGCCACGGCCACAGTCACGCTATATCACCGCAGTGCCTCTTGccacaacaagaaaaaaaacccGATCCAGTAAACAAAGAGGAAGAACCCGAGCCAGTAAACAACGAGGAAAATCCAGAGCCAGTAGATAAAGAGAAAAAACCCGAGCCAGTACACAAACCGAAAAAACCGGAGCCAGGACACCACGAGAAACAAGATGTCCCGCAGAAAGGTCACCATCATAAAGGACACGGACACGCGGAACACCACGGGGGATTCCATGAGGGACACCACGGTCAGTCCAAGGGACACCGTGAGGGATGCCACGATGGATCTCGTGGACGCCTTGAGCAAATCCACGGACACCGTGAGGAACACCACAGACACCATGAGAGTCACTATGGCAGACATCACGGACACTATGAAGGGCACCGTGGACACCACCAAGGACGCCACGGGCCGCACGCGGGCCACCAAGGAGCTCACGAGGGACATCACGAACGCCCCGAAGTACATCATGAAGACCACGCAGCACATCATGGAGACCACAAAGGACAACAAGAAAGCCAAGATGGGCATCGCGGAGAACACGAGAAACAACACGAAGACCACGAGGGTCATCCCGAAGAACAAGAAAAACATCCCGAAGAAGACCAGGGACATCCAGCAGAACAAGAGGGACATCCCGAAATACACGAGGGGCACCCCAAAGTACACGAGGGACATCACGGGGATAAAGATAAACATAACGGGGACGACGATGAAGGAGCATCAAGCAGCACCACGGACACGCCAGAGACTTACATTACGAGTACTAT GCTTATACTAACAAGTCCGCGTACAAAATGA
- the LOC135116717 gene encoding histidine-rich glycoprotein-like isoform X1 produces MYKQISLVAALVAMVAARPQHGHSRDYCHGHSHDYSHGHSHAISPQCLLPQQEKKPDPVNKEEEPEPVNNEENPEPVDKEKKPEPVHKPKKPEPGHHEKQDVPQKGHHHKGHGHAEHHGGFHEGHHGQSKGHREGCHDGSRGRLEQIHGHREEHHRHHESHYGRHHGHYEGHRGHHQGRHGPHAGHQGAHEGHHERPEVHHEDHAAHHGDHKGQQESQDGHRGEHEKQHEDHEGHPEEQEKHPEEDQGHPAEQEGHPEIHEGHPKVHEGHHGDKDKHNGDDDEGASSSTTDTPETYITSTMLILTSPRTK; encoded by the exons ATGTACAAG CAGATCTCCCTAGTTGCCGCTTTGGTCGCGATGGTCGCTGCTCGTCCACAACATGGTCATAGTCGTGACTACTGCCACGGCCACAGTCACGATTACAGCCACGGCCACAGTCACGCTATATCACCGCAGTGCCTCTTGccacaacaagaaaaaaaacccGATCCAGTAAACAAAGAGGAAGAACCCGAGCCAGTAAACAACGAGGAAAATCCAGAGCCAGTAGATAAAGAGAAAAAACCCGAGCCAGTACACAAACCGAAAAAACCGGAGCCAGGACACCACGAGAAACAAGATGTCCCGCAGAAAGGTCACCATCATAAAGGACACGGACACGCGGAACACCACGGGGGATTCCATGAGGGACACCACGGTCAGTCCAAGGGACACCGTGAGGGATGCCACGATGGATCTCGTGGACGCCTTGAGCAAATCCACGGACACCGTGAGGAACACCACAGACACCATGAGAGTCACTATGGCAGACATCACGGACACTATGAAGGGCACCGTGGACACCACCAAGGACGCCACGGGCCGCACGCGGGCCACCAAGGAGCTCACGAGGGACATCACGAACGCCCCGAAGTACATCATGAAGACCACGCAGCACATCATGGAGACCACAAAGGACAACAAGAAAGCCAAGATGGGCATCGCGGAGAACACGAGAAACAACACGAAGACCACGAGGGTCATCCCGAAGAACAAGAAAAACATCCCGAAGAAGACCAGGGACATCCAGCAGAACAAGAGGGACATCCCGAAATACACGAGGGGCACCCCAAAGTACACGAGGGACATCACGGGGATAAAGATAAACATAACGGGGACGACGATGAAGGAGCATCAAGCAGCACCACGGACACGCCAGAGACTTACATTACGAGTACTAT GCTTATACTAACAAGTCCGCGTACAAAATGA